In one window of Nocardiopsis aegyptia DNA:
- a CDS encoding SEC-C metal-binding domain-containing protein: MNDRDTALAPGPDDAAMLSALRELNLPDRLLQVLLAQAPDHAGEALLDYVGDLTRAGRIDQARRVLEVLRAYPPAPDDRQYASIELVRLLHHSGEEQAVAEAERITAELLSPGGLGAGPAELLAEDLEARGELADALRCLNLASRDLLAEPPEDLEGLEARYLTALIRRSRVRAQLGMELDAHDEVAVASARRLLAETYGDVGEGETRTEGSEPDRDAEVLFSRQAFDDARTRGLLPHEVAEHGADAYYRAAERNLREQSSERPETRWSVVLHGVAEIEAFAEHTGMDAGDRATALSWSEGEIAAHDPRLVPWPPQRNEACWCGSTRKYKKCCGSPSNR, encoded by the coding sequence ATGAACGACCGCGACACCGCCCTCGCCCCGGGCCCGGACGACGCTGCCATGCTGTCCGCGCTTCGGGAGCTGAACCTGCCCGACCGGCTGCTGCAGGTTCTGCTGGCCCAGGCGCCGGATCACGCGGGTGAAGCCCTCCTGGACTACGTCGGCGATCTCACGAGGGCGGGGCGCATCGACCAGGCCCGTCGAGTTCTGGAGGTTCTACGGGCGTACCCGCCGGCCCCGGACGACCGTCAGTACGCATCGATCGAACTCGTCCGACTGCTACATCACAGCGGTGAGGAACAAGCGGTCGCCGAAGCGGAACGGATCACCGCCGAACTGCTCAGCCCAGGCGGATTGGGCGCGGGTCCGGCGGAGCTGCTCGCCGAGGATCTTGAGGCGAGGGGCGAGCTGGCCGATGCGCTGCGGTGTCTCAACCTCGCCTCCCGCGACCTCCTCGCCGAACCGCCGGAGGATCTGGAAGGCCTCGAAGCCCGATACCTCACCGCGCTCATCCGACGGTCGCGCGTGCGCGCGCAACTGGGCATGGAACTCGACGCACACGACGAGGTGGCCGTGGCATCGGCACGTCGGCTTCTCGCGGAGACGTACGGCGACGTCGGGGAGGGCGAGACTCGGACGGAGGGCTCTGAGCCGGACCGGGACGCGGAAGTGCTCTTCTCCCGGCAGGCCTTCGACGACGCCCGCACCAGGGGACTACTCCCTCACGAGGTCGCCGAACACGGCGCTGACGCCTACTACCGGGCGGCAGAACGAAACCTGCGCGAGCAGAGCAGCGAGCGTCCAGAGACACGGTGGAGCGTGGTGCTCCACGGCGTGGCGGAGATCGAGGCCTTCGCGGAACACACGGGGATGGACGCGGGGGACCGTGCCACCGCGTTGAGCTGGAGCGAAGGCGAAATCGCCGCGCACGACCCGCGACTCGTGCCGTGGCCGCCCCAGCGCAACGAGGCATGCTGGTGCGGGTCGACCCGCAAGTACAAGAAGTGCTGCGGATCGCCGTCCAACCGCTGA
- a CDS encoding alpha-L-arabinofuranosidase C-terminal domain-containing protein, with amino-acid sequence MRANRRRPARTTCALITGLLCVVSTASPASAATDYSIDIDTSTAGPQISDQMYGIFMEDINHAADGGLYAELVQNRSFEYSTADNENYTPMTAWEETGSGNTNGQVSVVDNAGRLNERNRNYLRVVLPRDGSEYGVVNSGYSTGITVTEGEKLDFSVWVKAPGRPDPVTVRLHDAQGEPLAEPLSLDVQGDWAQYTGTLTATASSTTGRLSVTASGGGVLDLDMVSLFPQETFRGHENGLRADIAEQIAALEPGFVRFPGGCLVNTGSHEAYEAPDWPRERSFQWKDTVGPVEERATNHNFWGYNQSYGLGYYEYFQFAEDLGAMPLPVVPALVTGCGENQATDDPELLERHVQDTLDLIEFAKGPADSEWGGVRAEMGHPEPFGLTHVQVGNEENLPDAFFDRFLQFRDAIEAEYPDITVVSNSGPASGGTVFERAWDLNREHGVELVDEHYYNSPAWFLANNERYDSYDREGPDVYLGEFASQGNLFSNALAEAAYMTGLERNADVVRMVSYAPLLAADWSTQWTPDMIWFDNSTSWGSANYEVQRLFSANTGDQVVPSTASGTPGVSGPITGAVGLSTWNTSAEYDDVRVTSADGETLLEDDFSSGADQWTHVTDAGTWAVEDGAYAQTDVAGENTMVTAGDPGWTDYDLEVTATKREDAEGFLVGFGVQGTGDYYWWNLGGWNNTQSAVERASGGAKSLIVSDDTTVESGRAYDIRVEVRGRDVTLYLDDDEWGSFTAPEPEPFRQVVTRDEQTGELIVKVVNAQDEAAQTSIDLGPTQGEPTAELTVLQADPEAVNTATDRPVSPETSTIDGVGSTFTHTFPAHSVTFMRLTPEE; translated from the coding sequence TTGCGCGCGAACCGAAGGAGACCGGCCCGCACCACGTGTGCGCTGATCACCGGACTGCTGTGCGTCGTGTCCACGGCGTCCCCCGCGTCGGCGGCGACCGACTACAGCATCGATATCGACACTTCCACGGCCGGGCCGCAGATCAGCGACCAGATGTACGGCATTTTCATGGAGGACATCAACCACGCGGCCGACGGCGGGCTCTACGCCGAACTCGTGCAGAACCGCTCCTTCGAATACAGCACCGCGGACAACGAGAACTACACCCCCATGACCGCCTGGGAGGAGACCGGCTCCGGAAACACTAACGGCCAGGTGAGCGTGGTGGACAACGCCGGTCGGCTCAACGAGCGCAACCGCAACTACCTCCGGGTCGTTCTGCCCCGCGACGGCAGCGAATACGGTGTCGTGAACAGCGGCTATTCCACCGGAATCACCGTTACCGAGGGGGAGAAGTTGGACTTCTCGGTGTGGGTGAAAGCGCCGGGCCGCCCGGACCCGGTGACCGTGCGGCTGCACGACGCCCAGGGCGAGCCGCTGGCCGAACCGCTGTCCCTGGACGTCCAGGGCGACTGGGCACAGTACACCGGCACGCTGACCGCGACCGCCTCCAGCACCACCGGCCGACTCTCGGTCACCGCAAGCGGTGGCGGCGTGCTGGACCTGGACATGGTCTCGCTCTTCCCGCAGGAGACCTTCCGGGGCCATGAGAACGGCCTGCGCGCGGACATCGCCGAGCAGATCGCCGCGCTCGAGCCCGGCTTCGTCCGGTTCCCCGGGGGCTGCCTGGTCAACACCGGCAGCCACGAGGCCTACGAGGCGCCCGACTGGCCGCGCGAACGCTCCTTCCAGTGGAAGGACACAGTCGGACCGGTCGAGGAGCGCGCGACCAACCACAACTTCTGGGGCTACAACCAGTCCTACGGACTCGGCTACTACGAGTACTTCCAGTTCGCCGAGGACCTCGGTGCCATGCCGCTTCCGGTCGTGCCCGCCCTCGTCACCGGCTGCGGTGAGAACCAGGCCACCGACGACCCCGAACTGCTGGAGCGCCACGTCCAGGACACCCTGGACCTCATCGAGTTCGCCAAGGGGCCGGCCGACTCCGAGTGGGGCGGTGTGCGCGCCGAGATGGGCCACCCCGAGCCGTTCGGCCTGACCCACGTCCAGGTCGGCAACGAGGAGAACCTGCCCGACGCGTTCTTCGACCGGTTCCTGCAGTTCCGCGACGCCATCGAGGCCGAGTACCCCGACATCACCGTGGTCAGCAACTCCGGACCCGCCTCCGGCGGTACCGTCTTCGAGCGCGCCTGGGACCTCAACCGCGAGCACGGCGTCGAGCTGGTCGACGAGCACTACTACAACTCGCCCGCCTGGTTCCTGGCCAACAACGAGCGCTACGACTCCTACGACCGCGAGGGCCCCGACGTCTACCTGGGCGAGTTCGCCTCGCAGGGCAACCTCTTCTCCAACGCCCTGGCCGAGGCCGCCTACATGACCGGGTTGGAGCGCAACGCCGACGTGGTGCGCATGGTCTCCTACGCCCCGCTGCTGGCCGCCGACTGGTCCACCCAGTGGACCCCCGACATGATCTGGTTCGACAACAGCACCAGCTGGGGCTCGGCCAACTACGAGGTGCAGCGGCTCTTCTCCGCCAACACCGGAGACCAGGTGGTGCCCAGCACCGCCTCCGGAACCCCCGGCGTGAGCGGGCCGATCACCGGCGCGGTGGGGCTGTCCACCTGGAACACCAGCGCCGAGTACGACGACGTCCGGGTGACCTCCGCCGACGGCGAGACGCTGCTCGAGGACGATTTCTCCTCCGGCGCCGACCAGTGGACCCACGTCACCGACGCCGGGACCTGGGCCGTCGAGGACGGCGCCTACGCGCAGACCGACGTCGCCGGTGAGAACACGATGGTCACCGCCGGCGACCCCGGGTGGACCGACTACGACCTGGAGGTGACCGCCACCAAGCGCGAGGACGCCGAGGGCTTCCTCGTCGGGTTCGGCGTCCAGGGCACCGGCGACTACTACTGGTGGAACCTGGGCGGGTGGAACAACACCCAGTCCGCGGTCGAGCGCGCCTCCGGGGGAGCCAAGAGCCTCATCGTCTCCGACGACACCACCGTGGAGTCCGGCCGCGCCTACGACATCCGCGTCGAGGTGCGCGGCCGTGACGTCACCCTCTACCTCGACGACGACGAGTGGGGCAGCTTCACCGCTCCTGAGCCCGAACCGTTCCGCCAGGTCGTCACCCGCGACGAGCAGACCGGCGAGCTCATCGTCAAGGTCGTCAACGCCCAGGACGAGGCGGCCCAAACGTCGATCGACCTGGGTCCAACGCAGGGGGAGCCCACCGCCGAGCTGACCGTCCTGCAGGCCGACCCGGAAGCGGTGAACACCGCGACCGACCGGCCCGTCAGCCCGGAGACCTCCACCATCGACGGCGTGGGCAGCACGTTCACCCACACCTTCCCGGCGCACTCGGTCACCTTCATGCGCCTCACCCCGGAGGAGTAG
- a CDS encoding DUF2075 domain-containing protein has product MTAFRRSAASLSAFSPMEEGLGELISEHLRYTTGRSPGPAEVRSWNRSLPALAADLVDAGLGDVEMLMEYRLPTCDRRVDVVLAGHHPETDDHSYVVVELKQWSEAESWEDDPTMVLVANQPGGPKLHPVLQVRDYCSHIGDFVASVTDPSKQLRGAAYLHNAYEPAVRDLFDLPQDDQGRLFTAQSRGEFLAFLTSRLAPRSGAEAADRLLSGKVRPSRQLMKVAAAEVKERTQFTLLDEQHTAFRAVLHAVTRAHESDRKTAVIISGGPGSGKSVIALSLLGELSRDGVSTMHATGSKSFTTTMRKVAGKRSPRVQKLFTYFNSFMAASPNQFEVLICDEAHRIRETSANRYTKAEFRTGRPQVDELLAAARVPVFLLDEHQVVRPGEMGTVETIRQHAEAKGHAVHHIDLSGQFRCGGSALYEQWVLRLLGLEPGGPLRWEGDENFVLGTAASPAEMEASLRPVLEQGYTARLSAGYCWPWSKAEKDRPLENDVRIGDWARPWNSRLDRWLPGVPPSALWATEEGGFDQVGCVYTAQGFEYDWSGVILGPDLVFRDGRLVVARSANRDPALGRKSTEKESEALIRNTYKVLLTRGMRGTLLYSTDPETQEFLTSLTGTSGR; this is encoded by the coding sequence TTGACGGCCTTTCGCCGATCCGCCGCGTCACTGTCCGCCTTCTCACCGATGGAGGAAGGGCTCGGTGAGCTGATCTCCGAGCACCTGCGGTACACGACCGGACGCTCCCCCGGTCCGGCCGAGGTGCGTTCGTGGAACCGGAGCCTCCCCGCGCTGGCCGCGGACCTGGTGGACGCCGGCCTCGGTGACGTCGAGATGCTCATGGAGTACCGCCTGCCGACGTGCGACAGGCGCGTCGACGTGGTGCTCGCGGGCCACCACCCGGAGACCGACGACCACAGCTACGTGGTCGTCGAGCTCAAGCAGTGGAGCGAAGCCGAGTCGTGGGAGGACGATCCGACCATGGTGCTGGTCGCCAACCAGCCCGGTGGCCCCAAGCTCCACCCGGTCCTCCAGGTGCGCGACTACTGCTCGCACATCGGTGACTTCGTCGCCTCGGTCACCGACCCGTCCAAGCAGCTCCGCGGGGCCGCCTACCTGCACAACGCCTACGAGCCGGCCGTTCGGGACCTCTTCGACCTGCCCCAGGATGATCAGGGCCGACTCTTCACCGCACAGAGCCGGGGCGAGTTCCTGGCCTTCCTCACGAGCAGACTCGCCCCGCGGTCCGGCGCCGAGGCGGCGGACCGGCTCCTGAGCGGCAAGGTGCGCCCGAGCAGGCAGCTGATGAAGGTCGCCGCGGCCGAGGTCAAGGAGCGCACCCAGTTCACCCTGCTCGACGAACAGCACACCGCGTTCCGTGCCGTCCTGCACGCGGTGACGCGTGCCCACGAGAGCGACCGCAAGACGGCCGTGATCATCAGCGGCGGTCCGGGCAGCGGCAAGAGCGTCATCGCGCTGTCCCTGCTCGGCGAGCTCTCACGCGACGGTGTCAGCACCATGCACGCGACCGGGTCCAAGTCCTTCACCACGACCATGCGCAAGGTCGCCGGCAAGCGCAGCCCGCGCGTCCAGAAGCTGTTCACGTACTTCAACAGCTTCATGGCGGCGTCCCCGAACCAGTTCGAGGTGCTGATCTGCGACGAGGCGCACCGGATTCGGGAGACGTCGGCGAACCGCTACACGAAGGCCGAGTTCCGGACCGGTCGGCCCCAGGTGGACGAACTCCTGGCGGCCGCACGGGTCCCCGTCTTCCTCCTCGACGAGCACCAAGTGGTGCGACCGGGCGAGATGGGAACCGTGGAGACCATCCGGCAGCATGCCGAAGCGAAGGGCCACGCGGTTCACCACATCGACCTCTCCGGTCAGTTCCGCTGCGGTGGCAGCGCGCTGTACGAACAGTGGGTCCTGCGCCTGCTGGGCCTGGAGCCCGGTGGGCCGCTCCGGTGGGAGGGGGACGAGAACTTCGTCCTGGGCACGGCTGCGTCACCGGCCGAGATGGAGGCCTCGCTGCGGCCCGTCCTGGAACAGGGGTACACGGCGCGCCTGAGCGCCGGGTACTGCTGGCCGTGGAGCAAGGCCGAGAAGGACCGCCCTCTGGAGAACGACGTGCGCATCGGTGACTGGGCACGTCCCTGGAACAGTCGGCTCGACCGCTGGTTGCCTGGAGTGCCTCCGAGCGCCCTGTGGGCGACGGAGGAGGGCGGCTTCGACCAGGTCGGATGCGTGTACACCGCCCAGGGATTCGAATACGACTGGTCAGGGGTGATCCTGGGTCCCGACCTGGTCTTCCGTGACGGGAGGCTGGTGGTCGCCCGGAGCGCCAACCGTGATCCCGCCCTCGGGAGGAAGTCCACCGAGAAGGAGTCCGAGGCCCTCATCCGCAACACCTACAAGGTGCTGCTGACCCGTGGGATGCGAGGGACGCTCCTGTACTCGACCGACCCTGAGACGCAGGAGTTCCTCACCAGCTTGACCGGCACCTCGGGGCGCTGA
- a CDS encoding DUF2075 domain-containing protein: MGLNPLFRGTVGEVRSAIENRQLIPTMAKELYRLTGRSPGDGEVRSWENSIPHVCGLLEEAGLSDVQMLVELKLPITDARMDVVLVGSHPGTGDLSAVIIENKQWTRVALESELVQVTYGHSRRTHVHPANQVWGYRQMMVGFVPLLRMASVTCVANMHNANREAVRSISIARLPHTEPNPEYTRMYGADDRKRFVGTLRSVLSPEKAESHTRELLSATVRSTEPLMTSVARGLGQRSLFPLIDEQREAYDYVRAQVERVRSGQRKEVIVIEGEPGTGKSVIALELMRAFNAQGVDAVHATGSRSFTRTLRTSIARGRSATSRKFAYFNNFDEVDGNHINVIVADEAHRLRAHSRKNSKKPQVTELIEAARVPVFLLDERQNVRPSEVGSVELIRRAAADLGLGFHRINLRHQFRCGGAPEYIDWIDQLLGLSPNGGPQPWSPVENFELRVAAAPAAMEHFLQARMAEGAGARMAAGFCWSWSPPGRDGLVNDVVIGDWRKPWNARSDSHLGKIPPSDLWATDPGGFGQIGCIYTAQGFEYDYAGVIFGGDLVRRGQRWESHLSASKDYQVKREGDFDELVRKIYRVLATRGLKGAVLYSTDPETNAFFGQLGIPRLDANGGRL, encoded by the coding sequence GTGGGTCTGAACCCCCTTTTCCGTGGGACGGTCGGCGAAGTCAGAAGCGCCATCGAGAACCGGCAACTCATCCCCACGATGGCGAAGGAGCTCTACAGGCTGACCGGGAGGTCACCGGGCGACGGTGAGGTCAGGTCCTGGGAGAACAGCATTCCTCACGTCTGTGGGCTGCTCGAGGAAGCCGGGCTCAGTGATGTCCAGATGCTCGTGGAACTGAAGCTCCCCATCACGGACGCCCGCATGGACGTGGTGCTGGTGGGTTCACATCCAGGCACCGGAGACTTGTCCGCCGTCATCATCGAGAACAAGCAATGGACCCGGGTCGCACTCGAGTCCGAACTCGTCCAGGTCACCTACGGCCACAGCCGGCGCACGCATGTACACCCGGCCAATCAGGTATGGGGGTACCGGCAGATGATGGTCGGCTTCGTTCCGCTCCTGAGGATGGCTTCGGTGACCTGTGTCGCCAACATGCACAACGCGAACAGGGAAGCAGTGCGGAGCATCTCCATCGCGCGTCTTCCCCACACGGAGCCGAACCCCGAATACACGCGGATGTACGGTGCCGATGACCGGAAGCGCTTCGTCGGCACACTACGCTCCGTCCTGTCCCCGGAGAAGGCCGAGTCCCACACCCGCGAACTGCTCTCTGCGACAGTTCGGTCAACCGAACCCCTCATGACCTCCGTCGCCAGAGGACTGGGACAGCGCTCCCTCTTCCCCCTTATCGACGAACAACGCGAAGCCTACGACTACGTCCGAGCCCAGGTCGAGCGGGTCCGGTCGGGCCAGCGCAAGGAGGTCATCGTCATCGAGGGCGAACCCGGAACGGGCAAGAGCGTGATCGCGCTTGAGCTGATGCGGGCCTTCAACGCTCAAGGAGTCGACGCCGTACACGCCACTGGTAGCAGATCGTTCACCAGGACCCTGCGAACAAGCATCGCCAGGGGACGGAGCGCCACCAGCAGGAAATTCGCCTACTTCAACAACTTCGACGAGGTTGACGGGAACCATATCAATGTCATCGTCGCGGACGAAGCTCACCGGCTGAGAGCACACTCCAGGAAGAACTCGAAGAAACCGCAGGTCACCGAACTCATCGAGGCCGCACGCGTACCGGTCTTCCTTCTGGATGAACGCCAGAACGTACGCCCCTCCGAGGTCGGGTCAGTCGAACTCATCCGCAGGGCCGCCGCCGACCTCGGCCTGGGCTTCCACAGGATCAACCTTCGCCACCAGTTCCGCTGCGGGGGCGCACCGGAGTACATCGACTGGATCGACCAACTCCTCGGGCTGTCACCGAACGGGGGACCTCAGCCATGGTCTCCTGTCGAGAACTTCGAACTGCGCGTGGCCGCCGCTCCTGCGGCCATGGAACACTTCTTGCAGGCAAGGATGGCCGAGGGCGCGGGGGCCAGGATGGCCGCTGGGTTCTGCTGGTCGTGGAGCCCACCCGGACGCGACGGGCTGGTGAACGATGTCGTCATCGGTGATTGGCGCAAGCCCTGGAACGCCAGATCGGACTCCCATCTGGGCAAGATTCCCCCTTCGGACCTGTGGGCGACCGACCCCGGCGGGTTCGGGCAGATCGGCTGCATCTACACCGCGCAAGGATTCGAGTACGACTACGCGGGCGTCATCTTCGGCGGCGACCTCGTCCGGCGTGGACAAAGATGGGAGTCCCACCTCAGCGCCAGCAAGGATTATCAGGTCAAAAGGGAAGGGGACTTCGACGAGCTCGTACGCAAGATCTACCGGGTCCTGGCCACGAGGGGCCTGAAGGGCGCGGTTCTCTACTCCACGGACCCCGAGACGAACGCGTTCTTCGGCCAGCTCGGCATCCCACGCTTGGACGCGAACGGAGGCAGGCTGTGA
- a CDS encoding tetratricopeptide repeat protein, whose protein sequence is MEEALKCFGQSLDDVRELGEERWEGIVLGNLAATILEQGRPEEAAERANQALVLHRRSGNRMSAFACLATLGRSWRELGRPEEALHNIEQALETAWELSNPVREAFALLELGRIQVQLDRLEEALTSNHHAATLHRSIADRVREAEAFEGAGGVHQRLGRPEEAAKLHRQAVAGYRAAGDRWRLACGLHRLAAALEASDRAERAREHWSEALDVASEFTDPEARRLREEITAALAPPSEL, encoded by the coding sequence CTGGAGGAGGCGCTGAAGTGCTTCGGGCAGAGTCTGGACGACGTGCGCGAGCTCGGCGAGGAACGCTGGGAGGGAATCGTGCTCGGAAACCTCGCCGCCACGATCCTCGAACAGGGCCGACCGGAGGAGGCTGCCGAACGCGCGAACCAGGCCCTGGTCCTGCATCGCCGAAGTGGGAACCGGATGAGCGCCTTCGCCTGTCTTGCCACGCTCGGCCGCTCCTGGCGCGAACTCGGTCGCCCGGAAGAAGCACTGCACAATATCGAACAGGCCTTGGAGACCGCGTGGGAACTGAGCAACCCCGTTCGTGAAGCCTTCGCGCTCCTGGAACTCGGCCGGATTCAGGTACAACTCGATCGCCTGGAGGAGGCCCTGACCTCCAACCACCACGCGGCGACCCTGCATCGCTCGATCGCCGACCGGGTGCGCGAGGCGGAAGCGTTCGAAGGAGCGGGAGGGGTGCATCAGCGCCTCGGCCGCCCGGAGGAAGCCGCGAAGCTCCATCGGCAGGCGGTCGCGGGCTACCGTGCGGCGGGCGACCGGTGGCGTCTGGCCTGCGGCCTGCACCGCTTGGCCGCGGCTCTGGAGGCCTCCGACAGAGCCGAACGCGCCCGTGAGCATTGGAGCGAGGCGCTGGATGTGGCCTCGGAGTTCACCGACCCCGAGGCGCGCCGGCTGCGTGAGGAGATCACCGCGGCCCTGGCCCCGCCAAGCGAACTCTGA
- a CDS encoding SWIM zinc finger family protein, with product MDVLRLSRERLLDLAGRTSFDRGLEYLGQVSGLRRGEGVVHATVRGHRRYRVRITTEGAFFWCCDCPWAEEGNCCKHVVAVSLVHLHEREHGESAPPVSDISSYLHGLDREQLVELLLEEAGYSHPLSFALEVRAAVAAQDTEALRALCEGALRVTEPVPYDQADEYARAVHNAVDGTRIGGVRSDRSRHGTLQRGSRLHQ from the coding sequence ATGGACGTACTCCGACTCTCCCGAGAACGCCTGCTGGACCTGGCCGGCCGCACGTCGTTCGACCGCGGCCTGGAATATCTCGGACAGGTGTCCGGCCTGCGCAGGGGCGAAGGAGTCGTGCACGCCACCGTGAGAGGACACCGGCGCTACCGGGTACGGATCACCACGGAGGGTGCCTTCTTCTGGTGCTGCGACTGTCCCTGGGCCGAGGAGGGGAATTGCTGCAAGCACGTGGTCGCGGTGAGCCTGGTGCACCTGCACGAGCGCGAACACGGCGAATCCGCGCCCCCGGTATCCGACATCTCGTCCTACCTGCACGGCCTCGACCGTGAACAACTGGTGGAGCTGTTGCTGGAGGAAGCCGGCTACTCCCATCCACTCAGTTTCGCCCTGGAGGTACGGGCAGCGGTCGCGGCCCAGGACACGGAAGCGTTGCGGGCCCTGTGCGAGGGCGCGCTGCGCGTCACCGAACCGGTGCCCTACGACCAGGCGGACGAATACGCCCGTGCGGTGCACAACGCCGTAGACGGTACACGGATTGGAGGAGTCCGGTCGGACCGAAGCCGCCATGGAACTCTTCAACGCGGTTCTCGCCTTCACCAGTGA
- a CDS encoding DUF6884 domain-containing protein has product MGCVKTKADTAMAARDLYQSTLFRERRRYAERSGVAWYVLSARWGLVGPAEVIAPYDLYLGDRSPAFRRAWGSFVAAQLTEHVSLPEATVEIHAGGHYVEALRGPLVTAGARVHAPLAGLSMGRTLAWYQNPPGPAGAGDPHESLVESEAEDIIARLSGPERVVPAHLLRTHSRPPAEAGLYSWWVDTQGAQDLSAGLGRRIDPGIIYVGQAGATRQPSGKVSDNTLYLRLVTMHLGGRAEFSTLRLSLASVLAARLGLTPQREQPLTAWMERHLGAVTVTVGDRDRLGTVEKLVLRRMDPPLNLGSVPETPVRRRLGELRRAWRAS; this is encoded by the coding sequence GTGGGGTGCGTCAAGACCAAGGCCGACACGGCCATGGCCGCCCGGGACCTCTACCAGAGCACGCTCTTTCGTGAGCGCCGACGCTACGCCGAACGTTCCGGCGTGGCCTGGTACGTCCTCAGCGCCCGGTGGGGGCTGGTCGGTCCGGCGGAGGTCATTGCCCCCTACGACCTGTATCTGGGCGACCGTTCCCCGGCCTTTCGGCGGGCGTGGGGAAGCTTCGTCGCGGCGCAGCTCACCGAGCACGTGTCACTGCCGGAGGCCACCGTGGAGATCCACGCGGGCGGTCACTACGTCGAGGCGCTCCGGGGACCGCTGGTCACGGCGGGTGCCCGTGTCCACGCGCCGCTGGCCGGGCTGTCCATGGGGCGGACGCTCGCGTGGTACCAGAATCCGCCCGGCCCGGCCGGAGCGGGGGATCCGCACGAGAGTCTGGTGGAATCGGAGGCCGAGGACATCATCGCCCGACTGTCGGGACCTGAGCGGGTGGTGCCGGCGCATCTGCTGCGGACGCACTCGCGCCCGCCTGCCGAAGCGGGCCTGTACAGCTGGTGGGTGGACACCCAGGGTGCGCAGGACCTGAGCGCCGGATTGGGTAGACGGATCGATCCCGGCATCATCTACGTCGGTCAAGCCGGAGCCACACGCCAACCCAGCGGTAAGGTCTCCGACAACACCCTCTACCTGCGACTCGTCACTATGCACCTCGGCGGCAGAGCCGAGTTCTCCACACTGCGGCTCAGCCTGGCGTCCGTACTCGCCGCGCGCCTGGGTCTCACGCCCCAGCGGGAGCAGCCGTTGACCGCGTGGATGGAACGTCATCTCGGCGCGGTGACGGTCACGGTGGGGGATCGCGACCGGCTCGGGACGGTGGAGAAGCTGGTGCTGCGCCGCATGGACCCGCCACTGAACCTGGGCTCGGTTCCGGAGACACCCGTACGTCGGCGCCTGGGCGAACTGCGCCGGGCCTGGCGGGCTTCCTGA
- a CDS encoding DUF429 domain-containing protein: MTTERAGNAHVEVVGVDACSNGWMAVRLVDGRFTEARFCGRLKEVAAGADPEIVAVDIPLGLTDQGWRDCDLLVNGELGKLGNSVFRIPSRAVVEVKDYKRANATCREVMGQGLSKQSHALFPKIREADRLRRSGALPLHEVHPEMSFRAMAGTPLQWSKRTWNGQSHRRALLAAEGVLLPDDLGTAGRVAVDDILDAAAAAWSAHRIATGRAKSLPTPAQSGPSDVPIAIWY, translated from the coding sequence ATGACGACCGAACGAGCAGGGAACGCGCACGTGGAGGTCGTCGGAGTCGACGCCTGCAGCAACGGGTGGATGGCGGTCCGTCTGGTCGATGGACGCTTCACCGAAGCCCGCTTCTGCGGGCGCTTGAAGGAGGTCGCGGCGGGGGCCGACCCTGAGATCGTGGCGGTGGACATCCCGCTCGGGCTCACCGATCAGGGATGGCGGGACTGCGACCTACTCGTGAATGGCGAATTGGGCAAGCTCGGGAACAGTGTCTTTCGGATCCCGTCCCGCGCCGTCGTGGAAGTCAAGGATTACAAGAGAGCCAACGCCACGTGCAGGGAAGTGATGGGACAAGGTCTGTCCAAGCAGTCCCACGCCCTCTTCCCGAAGATCCGGGAGGCCGATCGACTCCGGCGTTCCGGTGCGCTTCCCCTGCATGAAGTGCATCCCGAAATGTCGTTCCGTGCCATGGCCGGAACGCCGTTGCAGTGGTCCAAGCGGACCTGGAACGGCCAGAGCCATCGTCGCGCTCTGCTCGCCGCTGAGGGCGTCCTTCTTCCGGATGACCTGGGCACGGCCGGTCGGGTGGCGGTCGATGACATCCTGGACGCTGCCGCCGCGGCGTGGAGCGCGCACCGCATCGCCACGGGCCGGGCGAAGTCCCTCCCCACGCCCGCGCAGTCCGGGCCCTCCGATGTGCCGATCGCGATCTGGTACTGA
- a CDS encoding effector-associated constant component EACC1, producing the protein METSLQILLTEEEASAEQIEELSGRLRRELLQLDVDDVTPVRSAGAPLGARGWDMAQVGALLVIMNQSVTALGAVVGAVRRWRDRCRERPTIRLEIDGDVLEISETSPELTARAFELFVDRHSPAGDRP; encoded by the coding sequence ATGGAGACCTCGCTGCAGATCCTCCTCACCGAGGAGGAGGCGTCGGCCGAACAGATCGAGGAACTGTCGGGCCGGCTCAGACGCGAACTGCTCCAGCTCGACGTGGACGACGTCACGCCGGTGCGGTCAGCGGGAGCACCGCTGGGTGCGCGTGGGTGGGACATGGCGCAGGTCGGGGCGCTGCTGGTGATCATGAACCAGTCGGTCACCGCATTGGGCGCGGTCGTCGGTGCGGTCAGGCGCTGGCGCGACCGCTGCCGGGAACGGCCGACCATCCGGCTGGAGATCGACGGCGACGTCCTGGAGATCTCCGAGACCTCTCCGGAGCTGACGGCGCGCGCGTTCGAGCTTTTCGTGGACCGCCACTCGCCCGCAGGCGACCGGCCATGA